From a single Haladaptatus cibarius D43 genomic region:
- a CDS encoding M24 family metallopeptidase: MDRLRIPNEEYRERAKTLFSRAHEDGYDGVVLFGALNVYYVTGMYHLPTERPCAVGLTDERIDIVVPRLEREHAERSDFNIDDVHVYFDFPQGNPMTLVAEMCENLGIAESSVAVDSDGSPRRNGYTGPSLSSLIPGTVGVEDYVTTMRERKSEAEIDLIREASTWAHLGHRLLQEKLAVGRRPISISAEVEVEGTDAILDTLGERYEMTSWSRPMQCNFTTGSVTSLPHSVDQTTRIREGDNIVTIVKPTIGGYTTELERTLIVGEPSDEQRDYFEIMCESQKVAIDTIEPGIEYAAVEEAVMSYYKEQGVHEYVQHHIGHNIGMEGHERPFLDRGYDGTISPGELYTVEPGFYVPEVGGFRHSDTILVTETGTDTLTYYPRDIDQLIV, encoded by the coding sequence ATGGATCGACTACGCATCCCAAATGAAGAGTATCGAGAACGAGCGAAGACCCTGTTTTCACGTGCTCACGAAGACGGGTATGACGGCGTAGTGCTGTTTGGTGCGCTAAATGTATACTATGTAACTGGTATGTATCATCTTCCGACCGAGCGTCCGTGCGCCGTTGGATTGACCGATGAGCGTATCGATATCGTCGTTCCACGACTAGAACGGGAACACGCCGAGCGTTCGGACTTCAACATCGATGATGTCCACGTCTACTTCGATTTTCCACAGGGTAATCCAATGACACTGGTCGCTGAGATGTGCGAAAATCTTGGTATTGCAGAGAGTTCAGTTGCTGTTGATAGCGATGGCAGTCCACGTCGAAATGGCTATACCGGGCCATCACTTTCCAGTCTTATTCCCGGTACTGTTGGTGTTGAGGACTACGTGACGACGATGCGTGAACGGAAAAGTGAGGCTGAAATCGATCTTATTCGTGAGGCGAGTACGTGGGCACACCTTGGACATCGACTACTCCAAGAAAAACTAGCGGTAGGGAGACGACCTATTTCGATTAGTGCCGAGGTCGAAGTTGAAGGAACCGATGCAATACTTGATACTCTTGGTGAACGATATGAGATGACGAGTTGGTCGCGTCCAATGCAATGTAACTTCACGACTGGCTCAGTTACTTCGCTACCTCACAGCGTTGACCAGACGACACGTATTCGAGAGGGAGACAACATCGTTACAATCGTTAAGCCCACCATCGGTGGGTATACGACTGAACTTGAGCGGACTTTGATTGTTGGTGAGCCATCGGACGAGCAGCGAGATTACTTTGAGATAATGTGTGAGTCACAAAAAGTCGCGATCGACACAATTGAACCTGGTATCGAATACGCGGCCGTCGAAGAAGCAGTTATGAGCTATTATAAAGAACAGGGTGTGCATGAATACGTGCAACACCATATCGGACACAATATCGGAATGGAAGGACACGAGCGTCCATTTCTCGATCGAGGATATGACGGCACGATATCACCGGGAGAACTGTATACCGTTGAACCAGGGTTCTATGTTCCTGAAGTCGGCGGATTTCGCCATTCTGATACGATACTCGTCACTGAGACAGGAACGGACACTCTGACATACTATCCTCGAGATATCGACCAACTCATAGTTTAA